The following are encoded together in the Paenibacillus pabuli genome:
- a CDS encoding RDD family protein, producing the protein MSTLTAKPQETVSNTRAGVYLRVIAYLLDSAIAIPLCVLFMKLLGNDSYTPFFNEIIILLYFSLCNSIFGATPGKLILKLRVLNLNGEKLNIFRSISRELFKVVLAYILFINFAWLIFSRKRLTLHDIFAKTQVINTRKVVS; encoded by the coding sequence ATGTCAACATTGACCGCGAAACCTCAGGAGACAGTAAGTAACACACGAGCAGGAGTTTACTTGAGAGTTATTGCATACCTTTTGGATTCTGCAATCGCTATTCCTTTATGTGTCTTATTCATGAAACTTCTGGGAAATGATTCATATACTCCATTCTTTAATGAAATTATAATTTTACTGTATTTTTCACTATGCAACTCTATTTTCGGTGCAACTCCTGGAAAGTTGATCTTAAAACTGCGTGTGCTAAACTTAAACGGAGAAAAGCTCAATATATTCAGATCTATTTCCCGCGAGTTGTTTAAAGTTGTACTGGCTTACATACTATTTATTAACTTCGCGTGGTTAATTTTCAGTAGAAAGAGACTAACTCTGCATGATATTTTTGCTAAAACTCAGGTTATAAATACACGTAAAGTGGTATCTTAA
- the lepB gene encoding signal peptidase I: protein MSNKRKYTKIYGVAALLLLFCLPFFTVSIYGIDGVSMETTIYDGDYVLVNKLKYVRNDLRYTNIIAIKLENGEKIVKRVVGMPGDTLKMENGVLYRNGNVVNEAYIEHYTDEQKSLLNFNEYHITSGYYFVMGDNRLNSVDSRNVSIGLIPKEDIIGRVITQYTLNPN from the coding sequence ATGTCGAATAAAAGAAAATATACTAAAATTTATGGAGTAGCGGCATTGCTGCTACTTTTCTGTTTGCCTTTCTTCACTGTATCCATTTACGGTATTGACGGAGTTTCGATGGAAACTACGATATATGACGGAGACTATGTCTTAGTCAATAAATTAAAGTACGTTAGAAACGATTTACGTTATACAAATATCATCGCCATAAAGCTAGAGAATGGTGAAAAAATAGTCAAGCGTGTAGTAGGTATGCCTGGAGATACCTTAAAAATGGAGAACGGTGTCCTTTATCGAAACGGAAATGTGGTCAATGAAGCTTATATCGAACACTATACTGATGAACAAAAGTCACTATTAAATTTTAATGAGTATCATATAACCTCAGGGTACTATTTCGTTATGGGTGATAATCGACTTAATAGTGTGGATAGCAGAAATGTCTCTATTGGTCTTATACCAAAAGAAGACATTATTGGAAGAGTCATCACTCAATATACACTTAACCCTAATTGA
- a CDS encoding GNAT family N-acetyltransferase → MIRNLQYYDLHEIERQFRILDKIDISGIEYHADRDILSLFLGVDFNGEDKKFIGLFSDNNEFLALLGYIDTGQHILINSIYTNILHRFKGHASELVRYLLEVYSSRLYVAFPYTVEAAKFFSKLGFTENPEIDPIEKPYSLAT, encoded by the coding sequence TTGATACGGAATCTTCAGTATTATGATCTACATGAGATTGAAAGACAATTTAGAATTTTGGATAAGATCGATATTAGTGGTATAGAATACCATGCAGATCGGGATATCCTGAGTCTATTCCTAGGTGTGGATTTTAACGGTGAGGATAAAAAATTCATTGGGTTATTCAGTGATAATAACGAATTCCTTGCACTACTCGGATACATAGACACCGGACAACATATACTCATCAACAGTATCTACACGAATATCCTACATCGATTTAAAGGTCATGCCTCAGAACTTGTGAGGTACTTACTTGAAGTGTACAGTTCGAGACTTTACGTTGCATTCCCTTATACCGTGGAAGCGGCTAAATTCTTCAGTAAGCTCGGATTTACTGAAAACCCTGAAATAGATCCAATAGAAAAACCATATTCATTAGCGACTTAA
- a CDS encoding thymidine kinase — MESLTFYFASMDSGKSMEAIRRIHSFENQNKRCLALTSQLDNRYGIGVIASRAGISKTALCISTDTNIYELVLDDIRSNPEKLYKVFIDECQFLTKDQVIQLAQVVDELNIPISCYGLKNTFMNTLFEGSAALLVYADEIKEIEGNTCTVDNCDRHATMVVRLIDGVPTYDGDVIQIGGNKDYASVCRKHYSNYPVKEEICI, encoded by the coding sequence TTGGAAAGTTTAACATTTTATTTTGCATCAATGGATTCTGGTAAGTCTATGGAAGCGATCAGACGAATTCATAGTTTCGAGAATCAAAATAAACGATGTCTGGCTTTAACATCTCAACTTGATAATCGTTATGGTATCGGTGTAATTGCATCACGTGCAGGAATCAGTAAGACTGCGCTGTGCATTTCTACAGATACTAACATTTATGAATTGGTTTTGGACGATATAAGAAGTAACCCTGAAAAGTTGTATAAGGTATTTATTGATGAGTGTCAATTCTTAACTAAAGATCAGGTTATTCAACTAGCCCAAGTTGTTGATGAGTTGAATATTCCGATTTCATGTTACGGTCTTAAGAATACCTTTATGAATACTCTTTTTGAAGGATCTGCTGCACTGTTAGTTTATGCTGACGAGATTAAGGAAATCGAAGGTAATACATGTACTGTCGATAACTGTGATCGGCATGCAACAATGGTGGTACGTCTTATTGACGGAGTTCCTACTTATGATGGGGATGTAATACAGATCGGTGGAAATAAAGACTATGCTTCAGTTTGCCGAAAGCATTATTCTAATTATCCGGTAAAGGAGGAAATCTGTATATAA
- a CDS encoding DNA polymerase produces the protein MKIVVGTQEGYFQIKDRRYQYKRIGNTQREHHMLYDESDILVCSVYIQYKGMIGAMKKGGYTEEFYGDYQLFTAFNDYLTTYRSQKAEKEDRPVTEVWESMFCDRYNRQSEGFVHTYLDSQSGMVEEHLVINDGEVEIKYETTNAKSKSPKKLEDINYKAINTTTDDEHLVRKITPLEIIMRKRDLSWQDNKDYRVITSDEEFLTWVKEELDPCNGIIGFDTETEGLQINRFSGLHAKSHDVVGLVFSTADNTSVYLPLKHKRFPNLTINLVQRELRPYMCRKHNDTSKLKQYVTHNGSFDGKVMMIWNYTVNIVHDTLIISFMLNPKLGRNKGLKHLTDKYLGIEMIELDDFFGTGRGKGIIRFDLLPLESVRRYACPDADNTRMLMFMLLEELKSQQLLIYGQEIRLMSKVAEMEFNGFRVNMDKVRSEKEKAKARADEIETEIYNQAGGKFDIRSNKQLADVLFNKLGYEPLRYSEKTHEPAVDEATLKFLMKQDNDNEKDPKKLPGLILGHRKALNLISKFFDKIIEDEINSFIFPKYNQAGTDTGRFSSSNPNIQQTSRGIREIFVPEDDYYFIIVDYSQVEYRILAGMAQEYDLIEQMQDPEADVHSLTASIMFNVPVEFVDSAMRKKGKEINFGSVYGMGVQSLAIRVFGAATPETLRQAKELYETYFQRLPNITRFFNNVIERARLDNFVGTYFNRLRPLESINSLDSGERSFDERRCKNTPIQGTAADVIKIAHNRLDDRLKREGMDARVVGSVHDELICMVHKTINPWQFIRIAREEMELKIDKFPPLFIGINVATTWADGKNDGLEIPVQVSDKYIEEVKQGMHTVPYENPKAECQRIIQSYQSGRIKGWSSERGLRTRDEMMADNQIKGVVDKYFYGVTDVLDAIINDAEVYVELTEEMVYRSEKDDDARASQAFDEGRFADGLVDLEDGDTGEQPGVTGIASISINEASTRITDDYSVAVIGGSVFLKLNSPTADLIAEIKEYLKPRTVEVGANVFIMTGGKLIPTPYKLYHVNRVELLDIIEKHEIMYLRKMRGNVHKPFHLPNNNKPERAQY, from the coding sequence ATGAAGATAGTTGTTGGTACTCAGGAAGGCTACTTCCAGATAAAGGACAGACGTTATCAGTACAAACGTATTGGTAACACCCAGCGAGAGCATCACATGCTCTATGACGAGTCAGATATACTTGTCTGCTCAGTGTACATTCAGTACAAAGGTATGATCGGCGCCATGAAGAAAGGCGGATATACCGAAGAATTTTACGGAGATTATCAACTATTTACAGCATTCAATGACTACTTGACGACTTATCGAAGTCAGAAAGCTGAAAAGGAAGATCGACCTGTTACTGAAGTCTGGGAATCGATGTTCTGTGACAGGTATAACCGTCAAAGTGAAGGTTTCGTGCATACCTATTTGGATAGCCAAAGTGGTATGGTTGAGGAACACCTTGTAATTAATGACGGTGAAGTTGAAATTAAGTATGAAACTACTAATGCGAAGTCTAAATCTCCCAAGAAATTGGAAGATATTAATTATAAAGCAATTAACACGACAACTGACGATGAACACTTGGTACGTAAAATTACTCCGCTTGAAATTATCATGCGGAAACGTGATCTTAGCTGGCAAGATAATAAAGATTATCGGGTAATTACCTCAGACGAAGAATTCTTAACCTGGGTCAAAGAGGAACTTGATCCTTGTAATGGGATCATCGGGTTCGATACGGAGACCGAAGGTTTGCAAATTAACCGTTTCTCCGGATTACATGCTAAGAGTCATGATGTAGTTGGACTGGTATTTTCAACTGCCGATAATACTTCAGTTTACTTACCGCTTAAACACAAACGGTTCCCTAACCTCACGATTAACTTGGTACAACGTGAGTTGAGACCCTACATGTGTCGTAAACATAATGATACGAGTAAGTTAAAGCAGTATGTAACTCATAACGGATCATTTGATGGTAAAGTAATGATGATCTGGAACTATACTGTAAACATCGTACACGACACACTGATTATCAGTTTCATGTTGAATCCTAAATTGGGACGTAACAAAGGTTTGAAACACTTAACTGATAAATATCTCGGAATTGAAATGATCGAACTCGATGATTTCTTTGGTACAGGACGAGGAAAAGGTATCATTCGATTTGACTTACTGCCTCTCGAATCTGTACGAAGATACGCTTGCCCGGATGCTGATAACACTCGGATGTTGATGTTCATGCTCCTGGAAGAACTTAAGAGTCAGCAACTTCTAATTTACGGTCAGGAAATTCGACTGATGAGTAAAGTTGCTGAAATGGAGTTCAACGGATTCCGGGTTAATATGGATAAGGTACGGAGCGAGAAAGAAAAAGCCAAAGCACGTGCCGATGAAATCGAAACTGAAATTTACAATCAAGCTGGCGGTAAATTTGATATTAGGTCAAATAAGCAGTTGGCGGATGTCTTGTTCAACAAATTAGGGTATGAACCTCTACGATATTCTGAGAAAACTCACGAACCTGCGGTAGATGAAGCGACCCTCAAATTCCTGATGAAGCAGGATAACGATAATGAGAAAGATCCTAAGAAACTACCTGGATTGATCTTGGGTCACCGTAAGGCGCTGAACTTGATTTCTAAGTTCTTCGATAAAATCATTGAGGATGAGATTAACAGCTTCATCTTCCCTAAATATAACCAAGCAGGTACGGATACTGGTCGATTCTCTTCCAGTAACCCTAACATTCAGCAGACATCTCGTGGTATCCGAGAAATCTTTGTTCCTGAGGATGATTATTATTTCATCATTGTCGATTACTCTCAAGTAGAGTATCGGATTCTCGCCGGAATGGCTCAAGAGTACGACTTGATTGAGCAGATGCAAGATCCTGAAGCTGACGTTCACTCATTGACCGCATCAATCATGTTTAATGTTCCTGTAGAGTTCGTTGATAGTGCGATGCGTAAAAAGGGTAAAGAGATTAACTTCGGATCAGTTTACGGAATGGGTGTACAATCTCTGGCTATTCGGGTATTTGGTGCAGCTACTCCAGAAACACTGCGTCAAGCAAAGGAACTATACGAAACCTACTTCCAACGGTTGCCTAATATTACACGATTCTTTAACAATGTCATTGAACGGGCACGTTTGGATAACTTTGTTGGTACTTACTTCAACCGTTTGCGCCCACTTGAAAGTATCAACTCACTTGATAGTGGTGAACGTTCATTTGACGAACGTCGTTGCAAAAATACACCTATTCAAGGTACAGCTGCTGACGTTATCAAAATCGCACATAACCGACTTGATGACCGCTTGAAACGTGAAGGAATGGATGCACGTGTTGTTGGTTCTGTACATGACGAGTTGATTTGTATGGTTCACAAAACTATCAACCCATGGCAATTCATTCGTATTGCACGGGAAGAAATGGAACTTAAAATTGACAAGTTCCCGCCATTGTTTATCGGTATCAACGTTGCAACAACTTGGGCTGATGGTAAAAATGATGGTCTCGAGATTCCGGTACAGGTTTCCGATAAGTATATTGAGGAAGTTAAACAAGGTATGCATACTGTGCCTTATGAGAATCCTAAAGCTGAATGTCAACGTATCATCCAATCTTACCAAAGCGGAAGAATCAAAGGTTGGTCAAGTGAACGCGGCTTGAGAACCCGTGATGAAATGATGGCTGATAACCAAATCAAAGGTGTAGTTGATAAGTACTTCTATGGTGTAACAGATGTACTTGATGCAATCATTAATGATGCCGAAGTTTACGTAGAGTTGACTGAGGAAATGGTTTACAGATCTGAGAAGGATGATGACGCACGTGCTAGTCAAGCATTTGACGAAGGTCGATTTGCTGATGGATTGGTTGATCTTGAAGATGGCGACACTGGCGAACAACCTGGCGTTACCGGTATTGCTAGTATCTCCATTAATGAGGCATCTACTAGAATCACAGATGATTACTCTGTAGCTGTTATCGGCGGAAGTGTCTTCTTGAAACTCAATTCTCCAACTGCTGATTTGATTGCTGAAATCAAAGAGTACTTGAAACCGCGTACTGTTGAGGTTGGTGCTAACGTCTTTATAATGACTGGTGGTAAGCTTATCCCTACCCCTTATAAACTGTATCATGTGAACCGGGTAGAGTTGCTTGACATTATTGAAAAACACGAGATCATGTATTTACGGAAAATGCGTGGTAATGTGCATAAGCCATTCCATCTTCCAAATAACAACAAGCCTGAACGGGCACAATATTAA